A single region of the Nicotiana sylvestris chromosome 6, ASM39365v2, whole genome shotgun sequence genome encodes:
- the LOC104215914 gene encoding uncharacterized protein — MKQLNLDIEAAGTTRVTELHELDEFRHFAFESTRLYKERMKQLHDKNIVERNFNPGDMVLLYNSRLRLFPGKLKSRWCGPFRVVKVFPSGAIEIASEKDSHTFRVNGQRLKPYVGMDEPKEVSMIHLTKPQRSSEP; from the coding sequence ATGAAACAGCTGAATTTGGACATTGAGGCTGCGGGCACAACTAgagtcacagaattgcatgagctcgacgagTTCCGACATTTTGCTTTCGAGAGCACGAGGTTGTATAAGGAGAGAATGAAGCAgttgcacgacaagaacattgttgagcgaaATTTCAATCCGGGAGACATGGTGCTGCTttataactcaagattaaggctatttccGGGTAAACTCAAGTCACGATGGTGTGGACCATTTCGAGTGGTCAAAGTATTCCCATCAGGTGCTATAGAGATTGCCTCAGAGAAAGACTCTCATAcatttagagttaatgggcaaaGATTGAAACCATATGTAGGCATGGatgaaccaaaggaagtgtcaATGATCCATTTGACTAaacctcagaggtcgagcgagccttaa
- the LOC104215913 gene encoding organelle RRM domain-containing protein 2, mitochondrial, with protein sequence MALRAAATTTPAASRGLRALFSTFSSNFPFNPPQPQVEKPPPAEPSTNLFVSGLSKRTTSEGLREAFAKHGEVINARVVTDRVSGYSKGFGFVRYATLEDAAAGIKGLDGQFLDGWVIFAEYARPRPPPPSLQNDNTAGGYGNYNGPSYGRNNM encoded by the exons ATGGCCTTACGAGCGGCGGCGACGACTACTCCGGCAGCATCCCGAGGTCTACGGGCACTTTTCTCTACATTTTCTTCCAACTTTCCTTTCAATCCACCTCAGCCACAAGTAGAAAAGCCGCCGCCGGCTGAACCATCCACCAATCTCTTTGTTTCCG GTCTTAGCAAACGTACTACCTCAGAAGGACTTCGCGAAGCATTTGCCAAACACGGTGAAGTGATCAATG CTAGAGTGGTGACAGATCGGGTGTCTGGTTATTCAAAGGGTTTTGGTTTTGTTAGATATGCAACTTTGGAAGATGCTGCAGCTGGTATAAAGGGCCTGGATGGCCAG TTCCTTGATGGATGGGTCATCTTTGCTGAGTATGCGAGACCAAGACCTCCACCTCCTTCCTTGCAGAACGATAACACAGCTGGTGGATATGGCAATTATAATGGACCTTCGTATGGCAGGAATAACATGTGA